ggtgggggtgggggtgggggagcttggggacatggaccttgatctgagcaaatttccactgtggctgctgttgatATATAAGTCTACTCCCCTctgaaataaatggcattctccttgcaagaatgacccgttgtcttgtctttatttagcCCGCAGATTCCCTCACCTGAACCCATTAAATGTTGTAGTCCTGGCCATTACAGGTTGTTTGAATGTGAATGCCCCTGTAGGTTCATATTTTTATGCTTGGTCCTAATTGATGAACTGTTTTGAGAAGGAAGGCTCAGGAAGTGTGTGTCCTTactgtaggtgtggccttgttagaggaggtatgtcactggggatgggctttaacgtttcatggcatctcttcacagcaatagaacagtaaatAGGACACTAGCCATTTAAGAACCCTGGgccaagccgggtgttggtggtgcacgcctttaatctcagcattgggtaggcagaggcaggcggatctctgtgatttcgaggccagcttggtctccagagtgagtgctaggataggctccaaaactacacagagaaaccctgtctcgaaaaatcaaaaaaaaaaaaaaaaaaaaaaaaaagaaccttcagCCATTTGGAAATTAAGTAGGGCAGAGATCTTTGTTCCCTACCTCTATCTTGCAGATAAAAATGCCACCTCCAAATGAAGGGTAATGTGTAGTTAATTCCAAAAGTTAAGGAGCAGTCTGATTCTTACGGCATCAGCTTTTGAAGTAGTTCTTTTGGATTACTGAGTTTTCTCTTGTGTCAATCTAGGAAGCAAGCTTGGGACACACTACAGTAAAGTACAAGCTATCTCCTTTGTCCCTGGGTTGCCAGTGTTCTCATCAAAGACAAGGGTTCAGTGTTCAAGAAAAGATAAGCTTTACCTTCAGAGTAAACAGGACACAAAGGTcaagaaagaacaaataataaaaatatattccaatATCCAGATGGAAAGGGCAGAAACCTAAATTAATTTCTGTGTTCAGAAGTGGGAAATACTAACTGTATTCTAGAAGGAGAATTAGCTATTGAAACAGTAGCTGCTATTTGGATTATGATATTCAAAACAGATCAAGTAAAGGTgaggtgggagggggaaggaaaaagtGGCTTGCATCTCACGGAAAGAAGGGTGCTGCAGAAAAAAAACAGGTCTTAaaggcttttattttatatttgatcaATGCCCCTACACACCTAAAAACacctagaaagaagaaaaataccgATTCTCCTGGACTTCACATGTCATTTGCCTAATGACAGTATGAGTGAGGAAGCGGGAGGCCCAGATGATGGGAGCAGAGCCCACTCAACTCCTCCCATGAGCTCTGACAATTCAGAATGAGGATCGAGTGACAAGCAGCACAAAATAGCATGGCCCCAAGCCACATGAGAATGTAGGAGCATCATTGTCCACCAAACTGTCCCCCAGAATCAGAAATCAGATCAAAATCAAACCTTTCCCTGAACAGAATGATGCGGAAGGTCCAACCtgcaaagaaatcaaaacaagccAAAGCAAGCCAAGCATAACACAAGAATGCCCGCATCCCAAGCCACACTCTGCCCAGCGCTTAAagtaatgggttaataaataacacacacacaaatacacacacatacaaatacacacacacacacacacacacacacacacacacacacacacacaccaggtacCTGAACCTTCCCCTTCTCACCTTCACGGCAGCTGACACAGATGGGACATTGCCGTATTGGACATGCTTCCGGAGGTGGTTGCAGATGGCTCGGAGCGTTGGGTGCACTTCCACGCAGAATTTACACTTGTAGCCAACCACTTTCCTCTCCTTGATCTTTGGCACCTCTTCTAAGTGACCAAAAGGCTGGGAAAACACAGTGGTAGCCATCAGTACACCACACCCTCCCTCAAAGGCAGGCATCTTACAGTTTACTGGATATTGTATTTTAAAGAGGATTAGTCAGATAAAAAccaaaggagacagaggcaagtataTCAACTTCATCAGTCAGGACACATTGCCTACTAGTCGCAGTTTCTGGAACCCAGTTAGGCTCCAGCTGGTGAGGAAAGATTTCTGTGTAGAAGCTCATAGTCACTGTTACTAAGTCATCTGACTTTCAGACCAGTCTTGACTACTCAGGTGAAATGTTGCACAGCTATTCCTTTAACGAacttcttgattaaaaaaaaattctatttcttgAGATGTTAGGTTCCTGAAGCAAACACTGGAGACCAAGCCATGGCTGAGAAGGGCTAAGGATGCCAAGAGACAGCCCACAAATGCCTTAGGAATATTGAGCATTGTCGTCTAACCGGGCTTCAGTATACACTATTTGGCAGGAAGACATACACAGAAACCACCCCAAACCTCCCCTGGGGAACCATGGGAGGAgtcagagggagaaggggaggagaccAGGAGTGGGGTGAGCATAGAATGGGAGATAATCAAGCTCGAAATGTTTAATTGACTTATTGAGCTCTCTGGCAAGCTAAGTCACTAGGAAGCCTGCAGCAGTTTGGCTGGCAACGAAGAAGTGCATGTGGGCACCAGTGATGAGAGGCCTCCTGGGGGAAGGGAAATCAAAACATATCCTTACCCTCTCTTGTTTGAAATCTGCAAAAGCACCATCTGCATATTTCTGCTTGCTCAAAAGCTGTTTCCTCCTCTCCTGACGTTTGGCACGCTTCTGGAATTCCTCATTGTGAATGTTCAAGTGTGAGGTCAGCTCGGCTGTGCTTTGCAATTTGCTATCACAGTGCTTACACTGGAAGGTGGAGTTCTGGAAGCGGGGGCCACTGCCGAGAATGACGAAATCCCTCTTTAGGTCCCGGCTGTGGTGGTCTGTGTAATGCATGCACAGCAACTCCGCCGTGCTGAAGGACAGCTTGAAGCATTTGATGCAGCGGAATGGGAGCCACTCGATGTCCTGAGCTTCGCCCTCCACCTCGGCTCTCTCAAAgctgcttctctcttcttcttccatcaaTGGGGGTTTCTCATGTTCATCTGCATAGACTGCTGTGAAGTAGCCCCCCAGCTTGCTGGCATGCTGCTTCTTTGGGAACACCCCCGGGTGGCGCTTCATATAATGGGACACGATGCCTTTCTTGCTGAAAGACTGGAAGGAACATAAAGAGCACTTTTTCTTCTCCACAGCCCGCCGTAGTTCCTCACTCAGCTGAGGGGAGTCATCtttgggtggggatgggatgaTCACCTTGTTGGGCTTGTCACTGATGGTCCTGGAGGCTGCAAGGCAGTGGGTGTAATAAGCATCAATGTCGTGGCGCTTCTGGTAGTGGGCTGCCAGTCCCTTGCGGATGGGGTTGGTGTAGGCACACAGGGCACACTTGAAGAGATTGTTCTTGCCCTCGGGCTGGGCACGGACATTATTGTGCTTGATTCGGTAGTGCCTGGCAATGCCCTTCCTCGTGGAACAGAAGTACTTGCAGAGCTGGCACCGGAACACAGTGTGGGAGACCAGATGCGAGGTAGAGAAGTGAGAAGTAGACATGGGATCatctcccacctcctcctcagTCACTGAGATCTGGGAGGGGCTCACTTCAGTGGTTATCTCAGGTTCTAGGGTGACTGGCAGCTTCGGGGGAGATGGGGAAAAGACATCAAACTCAGGCTGGTTGTGGTACTTCTCATAGTGGATTTTGAGTTTCTCTAGAGTGCCATGTGTATATGGACACAGCTTACACCGGTAGGCACCAAACCCTTGTTTGAAAATCCTGCTTGTCTCCTCCACGTCATTCTGGGATATGTCAGCAGACTGTTCCACGTCATGCACAAAGTCCTCAGCGGTCACCTTGATGGCCGGATGTCGCTTCTGGTAGTGGGTCAGGACACCATGGATGCGAGTGTTGATGTATGGACAATGCCTACATTTGTAGACGGCACCTGGGTTGATGTCAATATCCTGTGCAAAATCAGCAGCCTTCACTTTCATGCCAGGATGCTTCTTCCCATAGTGGGTAAGGAGGCCATGCAAGTTGTTGTACTCAGACTGGCACACGGTGCACTGGTACGGGGTGGAAGATATAGCAGGGTTAGCTGAAGCCAGGTGGATGCTTTTCTCTGGGGAAAGTCTGGCATCCTCTGGGCACTCAGCTTCCTGCTCAGGGAGGGGGGTGGGCAGACTGTTTTCACAATTCATGGGGCCTATCAACTCTTCAGGTGCAAGGATGGCCTTGTCCACACCATCTTTCTCCTTGATGATGTCCAGCAACACAGATTCATCACCATTCATGGCCCAGGGGTGGAATGCTTGGTAATGATTGGTGATGTCCCAGATGGAGACGGCTTCAAAAACACAGTCCCTACATCTGTATGTTTTGGCTTCAGCTGGCATGGTCAGAGTGGGAGAGGATGGGTCTGGCCCAGCCCAGAGCTTGGTAGCCATGTATGTGTAATCTACATAATGCTCAGGGTGCCGCCTTTGATAATGCAGGAGCAAACCACTGGGCTCCATGTGGGAGTAGatgcaccactcacagtggtagCCAGCTTCTATCAAGCCATCTAGAAATGCCCATCGCATGATGGATGTGACTGTGGCCTTCAGGGCAGGGTGGTCTTTCTTGATATGCTTCCGCAGTGCATAGAAATAGGGGGAGGTATATGAGCACTGCCTGCATTTAAGCGCTCGAAGTTTCGTTTTGTCCCGTTCCATACCAGAAGCAGGGAGAAGCACACAACCAGCAGGCTTCTGGTTTCGGTCACAGAGGCTTCTGATGGTGGCTGTGTGCTGCCTGATGACATCTGCATTGGCCTTGAAGTCCCGGTGCTTCTTCTGATAATGAATGAGGACACCTTTGACCGTCCGGTTCCCATAATCACAGTGCTGGCAAAAGAACATCTCGGTCTCCATGGGAGGGCAATCTCTCTCAGAACTGCTCCGGTTCAGCTGCATGGGGGCAGAAGGCCGAGGGGAATCTTGGAGCCCTTCGGTCCCTCTCATCATTGCAGCTGTGGGAGGGGCCTGTCTGATATATTTGGCAGTGACCTTTATTTCTGGGTGTCTTTTCTGGTAGTGAACAAGCACCCCCACAACTGACCGATTGCTGTAGGAGCAGTGTTTGCAGTAGTAAAGCTCAATACTGAGGTCTGGTGGTGGGGgttgtggggggggtggggaacCCATGTTGGACATTTTGGGAGACAATGGAGCACCCACCTCAAATGATAATTGGGAAAGGGCAGAGCCTCTGTCCACAGACACCATGCGCATGGTTTTCTGGATCCTAAAGTACGAGGCCTTTTCTTCAGGGTGTTTCTTCTGATAGTGAACCAAGACAGAGTGCATGTTGGGGCTTGCAAATGAGCAAACATCACAATCATAAACAACAACGGTGTTGACCGAagggtccttctggctttcacattCTGGAGTAAAGGTCTTGGAAGGAGTATTTTTGTTAAAGGTAGCTGGCATACCACCGCCACGAGCCACGGGAGTGGATGTTGCCATGCTCTTGGGAGCCGAATTCAGAATCTCCCGCAGGGTTTGGGACTCAGCATTCAGTCCTTCCTGCTGCTCCACAACATAGCTTGAAAATATCATGGCATTGTTGATTTTCACCGTGGGATGCATTCTTTGGTAATGTGGCATCAGGCTTCTGACATTTGGGCTTGTATAGGAGCAAAACCGACATCGGTAAATCAGGTCTGAATGGTCAAAGTTGAGTACATTCATGGCCTCTGGGTGATGTTCACCATAATGCTGTTGGAGGTCTTCAAAGTTGGTGTAATCGATGTAGCATTCCAGGCACCTGTACACTGCACTGTGGTCATTAGGGTCCAAGATATACCTAAAGCTGAACTTAATGTATGGGTGCATCCGCTGGTAGTGCGTGCTAACACTCCGGGCAGATTTATTATTAAAGTCACAGTGTTTACAATAGTAAAGCCTTCCAGAGTCACCAAAATCTGTATTTTCATTATTGTGTTCTGTCCCATAAATAGGGGCTTGGGTGTTCAGCAGAGCCGCGTTGGACACTTGATGATCTTTCATGCTTGTTGAAGAGCCATAATAATCCTCTTCATCTTCAGAAAGTGTGAGTTCAATCTCCGCCCCATTGGTGGCATTGTAGTCATGGGTGATACTTCTGTAGTTGGGCTCTTTCTGGGACTCACTGGTGTCTCTGGCCCAAATCTGTTGGGCTGAAAAGGAAGTGGGAACCTCCATGATGGGTTCTGTTGGCTCTTCTTCCCTGTCTAGCTCAACCTCTATCTCTACTTCATTGTCATCATCttcctcatcatcatcctcaACATTGATGATCGCATCTTCCTGCAGTTTGGTTTGGTTGATTTTGCTCTGCAAATTGCTTGCTATCTCGTCGATCCTTGTCCGCTTCTTCACAGGTGATAAGTCAAGAGGAAAGTCATTAGCAAGCTTCCTAGAGGCCTTAGCTACAAAGTTATTCTTGGAGGACAACCCAAGAATTGAGGTCTGACTTTTCTTCACAGTGTTGCTGGAAGAGGGGTGGCTATCTGTCTCGTTTTCCAGTGGTAGGCTTGAGGGCTGCCCCTCGAATTTTGGCAAGTTGTCGCAGAATGAATGCTTGTGCTGCTGATGGACTCTTAGCCCTTTTAGAGTCATGGTGGAATAACTACACATGGTGCACTTGTAAGGGTGCAAGGGTGGGACCTGTGTGGGTGGCTGTGGCTGCTGCGGTGGCGGTGGCTGTGGCTGGGGTGGCACCTGGTGTGGTGACTGCAGCTGTAGTGGCGGCGGCTGCTGCAGGGGCTGTgatggtggtggcggcggcggtaGTGGTGGAGGTGGCTgtggtggctgctgctgctgctgctgctgctgcaaggGATCCAACATGACTCCCGACTTTCTTCCATTGATGCTGGAGCTCTCGTAAGATACCATACCTTCGTTCAAAGAGGAAGAGAGGCTTTCACTTTGAGAATTCACAGCATCCCAATCTGACGAACCCGTGTGACACTGTTTATGAGCCCCAAGTTTTAATGAGCTCTTACAAGTAAATGGACACTCATCACATTTGTATACAGCTGTCTTTCCAGATAAGTGGATGTTCTCTATGTGGCGGGAAATGCTGCGCCGATGCATGGTGAGGAAAGGACAAAAGGGACACTGGAACCTATTCATGAACCTTCTAAATGGAATCCCCTTGGTCTCTAACAATTTGTTGCCATCAGAGCCCATCAGCTGCTCTGCAGACAGGCCTGATGCCTGGTGATCCATAACACTTAAACCATTCTCACTGTCTATCTCATTTAACTCCTCATCAGAACTAGAGTCATTCAGCATGCTATTAGTGTCCAGGTCAGCAGACGAATTAGTCATGTCAGACATTCCATAACGGGACCTATCTGTCAAGTTCACAAGGCCAGAATTATGAGGTGACTTCGGCTTCATCTGAGGGTaagacatagaagaaaacttggaAGCTGAAGAAGAATTAGGTCTCATGATGGAGTTGCCCATGGAGCCCCTGAAATTGGAGACATTAGTATTGGGCATCTCCCGGCTTGCAGCATTCATGGATAGGTAGGGGGAGTTGGATGTGGGGCTGGGTTCACTATTGTTCTGCACTTCTGGTGCATTAGTCCCTTCTTGCTGCTGCCTGATACTGGAGAGGATCTTAACCATACTGCGGTGTTTCTTCATCATGTGATCGCACCAGCGTTCTCGGCGGGGGGTCTGATAGCTGCACCACTCACAGCAAAAGTTGCCTCGAGACTTGGTCAAAGGCTTGACCATGGATTCTAAGATGCTGCGCTCCACAACCTCTGCTGGTAGTTCCTTGCAGGGGTCCTGCAAGGACACAGGTGGAACCACAGGGTCTGGCAGTGGGGCAGGAGCGGGTGGTGGTGCTGTGGTCTCTTTCAAACTGTTCTTGTGGTACATCTTCTGATGCTTAATTATCCTTGCCCTCCGAGGTGATTTGTATGTGCAAAACTGGCAAGAGAATACCTTTCCAAATCCTTCGTGCATCATAATATTATAATTTAAGGACCCTGGGACAGGAGGTCCTGTTGAACTCCCTTCAGCTTGAGCTCCATGGACCTTCCTAGTATGTTCTATGAGGAGATTTTTTGACCTGAAGTAGCGCACGCAGAACTTGCACTGAAAAaatttgttggttggtttggggttaGGGGCAATATGCTGACCGTAATATCCTGGACTGTGGCCATAGTAACTTCCGCTCCCCAATGCAGCTGCACTTTGACctaaagaaaatattgaagaagagtaaaatgagaaaagcaaagcaagggACTATATAAAATTCATCCACACAAACCAGCACCATTATTGTAGTTATTCTTCACTAATGAGCATCACGTTCAAcaggcatggtgactcaaaaTGAGCTTCAGAAGACTAACCACAGAGCACTAACAATGAAGATGGCATAGATAGCTTAGATACAGAATAAACACAACTTTCATCACTGTAAGTTTTATTCTAGAACTTTTCAAGacgctttgtttttaaaattaaaagcaggGAACACAGGGACACTAAAAGGATCATCACCTAAGACAACTAAGAGAAAAAGGATAcccaaatagtaaaaatggctttCAGAGAGTAAGAAAGTACAGAAACCACACATAAGAGCTATGgtttccagtttaaaaaaaaataatgaaagagcaATTAAGCTTTATCAGCCATGTGAGTTTAGCGTAGAATTACCTGATAAATCAAACTCATCCTTTATAGAAGAAAACTCCACCTCTGTCTGGTTACTAGCATTCATGGACCCGGATCGTGGCTCCTCATCATTGTCCTCTGCGACATCAGTGGGCTGCAAGAACGCTGTATGGACATCCTGGATGTGTGCCTTGAGATCTTCATAAGATGGGGCCCGGAAGTCACAGCCATCGCACTGAAGCACCTCCATGATCAGGGGTTACCCTCTCAcatcaggagcctgaggcagaagtCAGAACCAAGCATCATGAGGAACACACTCACCACAAACCTTGAGTGGCTACAGATCCGCTAATGGAATAAACCCCAACATCAGTGCATTTCTCCTGCTCCTCTTTGCCAACTCGAACACTGGCCAAAGAAAGGCAATCAGATATAATAGAGACAAAATCCTTGACTTCCTaacttcaaaggaaagaaaacccagATAAATGTTTTCTGGTTTGATAGATCCTCAAATGCCACTTGTCAAGGAAACATTAATACTTCAAAAGTTGGTGCAGTTTTTTTCAGTTTCTCCACCATATTCAGAAGTCTAGGTAACTTAATATTGATTCTGATTTCTccttggactttttctttttgaactaTAACCTTCTAAGAAGGAAAAAGGACATACCCAGAGAAAAGCAAGggaatttccatttcttttaccCAATTTCCATATTATTACATTAGTGTTTTACCACCAAATGGTAACAGGATTAATTCTTAGAAATGGCTGTGGCTTTtactattacttttattattttaataactttattgatattggggttcacatctttcttcctttccccaaatAGTGTAGCTCTACCCTGCCATGAGGTAAGTGGTTATTTGCTCTTTTACTACCTACCAATTAAAACCTAACAGCTTCTCCAGTCTAATTAGGTCATAAAATATTTCTCATGAGATTTCCAAGCAACCAACTTTAGATGACAATTCAGTTTCTGGTTTAAGATTGTACTTTGGCACTTGGGTTTGCATTACGACCACAGAAACTAGTAGTTCTGAAGAggggtttctgagacagggctttcCTTTTCTACTCCTATCCtatacaaaacaacaataacaaagtcAGCTGGTGGGCCTGGTGTGGAATAAAGCAAAGCATAGTCCATTTGCCTTATTCTGTAATTCACTGTGTGACTGAAATCTATGGAAAGCTTCGTGCTAGCTCAAGGGAGAGTCCTACCATGAAGAAGTCAAAAAGTATATTGGGGAGTCGTAGCTCTTCCAGTGTTGGTATATATCCTTGGGGAGTTACCCAATTAATATCTGAATGAGTAAGTTACTTCATGAAGTGTATCACAAACCCTACTAAGTCATTGTAATCTAGAACCAAGTGTCTTAAGAATTCAAGTGGCAGCCAAGTCGTTTTATGATGCAATTTTCTATAACTCGAATAAAAGTCACATGATTTCTGCTGGAGGAACAAAGTCTAGTCATAATGTGTCAGTGGAGTGCAAAGAGCCGTGGGGTGAGGATTTTGTAGGAGAGCATGCTTCTGCCAGTAGCCTGCTAAAATAAATTCTGGCGAAGTCCAGCTCGGGACAGAGCTTTGCACAGTGAGACAGAGATGTTTTACCTCCTCTTCTTTTACCCAGCAGTTTATCCTGTTTCAATAAACATAGAACTGGGCACCAGAGTCCTTCAGCTAACTAAGTCTCAATATTCCAGATACACAAGCTTTTATGTCTGAGCACCAGCCTAAATTGTGTGGAAGAGGTTGCTATCAGCTCTGGATCAAATTACAGCAGTCACTGAGGCCCCACCCCACTTCTCCTTTCGCACAGTCCATTAGACCTGAAAACAAATTTTTCCATGGTGCAGACGACGACTCCTGCATTTAGAacacttcacagaaaaaaaaaaaaaaaaaaaaaagcagatcatCCAATACGCACTCCCCATCCCCCAAGCTTAGTCCTTTCATCTCAGCCAAGCAAGCCACAGCtctgctgaatgtgtttatcaccCTTTCAGGAGATAGGAGCTCCTGCGTCACCGTCACTGAAGCTCTAAGACTCTAAGCTGCCCTAGTCCACTGAGCTAGAGGAGCAGCCATTTTAGCTCAGAGCTTCTCCTCCGTGCACAACATGGCTTCTCTTGGATTCTGCTGGGCTGACAATCACAAGTGAAACGCTACAAGGGCAGGCTGGGCTCCTCCTAAGCTCCGCTCTTCCCAACAAAGAAttaactgttttcatttcttcccgAAAAGCAGCACCTTTCTCCTCAAATGACATTCACCAAGATCTCCAAAGGTTCTTTTATCCCATGATTGATAGGCTGGCCCATCAGTTCCAGCAGAATACTGGTTAGATCAGGATGTCCCTGGGCCAGATTTAGGGGTGTCCTGGAGAAGGGACCTCCAGAATGCCTTGGTTTCTTGGGAGTCTTCCTTCCACACACAGAAGACATACCATCCGAGGCTGCTAGCCAGATTCCAAAGTCTAATGACCTTTGTTAATCACCAGCCAGTCTGTCTGCATCAGCAGACCCTGCCAAAAGACACACCCTTCAACACAAAGGCTGTAGCTATTCCTTTTTAAAGAGGTTCTGTGAAAGCTCCATTGTGTAgctcagaggaaaacaaaatcccTTCCCTTCCAAACTTCAAGCCTTTAGAAATAATGCAACAAAGGGCTTTCTGCTGTGTCTCTTTTGGAGACTTCGAGCCTGGTTTGTGCAAAACATCCACAAAAATGGCCCATGCTTGCACCAGGAGAGCGGAACACCTTCAGCATGGAGGCAGTCCAACATGGAGATGAAGTTCGTCTCTCCAAACACTCCTCTAATAATCTTGGTGTCTTCTGAAGCTGTTATCTCTCAAGGATGCTAACCTCATTGGATGCAAACACTAACTGTCTCCTTGTTCAGCTACAAAGGAGATTAAAGGGTTATgagatcagaaagaaaaaaaaaagagccactgatttggaaaaagaagagatgatgaaa
This DNA window, taken from Cricetulus griseus strain 17A/GY chromosome 2, alternate assembly CriGri-PICRH-1.0, whole genome shotgun sequence, encodes the following:
- the Znf462 gene encoding zinc finger protein 462 isoform X3 — protein: MEVLQCDGCDFRAPSYEDLKAHIQDVHTAFLQPTDVAEDNDEEPRSGSMNASNQTEVEFSSIKDEFDLSGQSAAALGSGSYYGHSPGYYGQHIAPNPKPTNKFFQCKFCVRYFRSKNLLIEHTRKVHGAQAEGSSTGPPVPGSLNYNIMMHEGFGKVFSCQFCTYKSPRRARIIKHQKMYHKNSLKETTAPPPAPAPLPDPVVPPVSLQDPCKELPAEVVERSILESMVKPLTKSRGNFCCEWCSYQTPRRERWCDHMMKKHRSMVKILSSIRQQQEGTNAPEVQNNSEPSPTSNSPYLSMNAASREMPNTNVSNFRGSMGNSIMRPNSSSASKFSSMSYPQMKPKSPHNSGLVNLTDRSRYGMSDMTNSSADLDTNSMLNDSSSDEELNEIDSENGLSVMDHQASGLSAEQLMGSDGNKLLETKGIPFRRFMNRFQCPFCPFLTMHRRSISRHIENIHLSGKTAVYKCDECPFTCKSSLKLGAHKQCHTGSSDWDAVNSQSESLSSSLNEGMVSYESSSINGRKSGVMLDPLQQQQQQQQPPQPPPPLPPPPPPSQPLQQPPPLQLQSPHQVPPQPQPPPPQQPQPPTQVPPLHPYKCTMCSYSTMTLKGLRVHQQHKHSFCDNLPKFEGQPSSLPLENETDSHPSSSNTVKKSQTSILGLSSKNNFVAKASRKLANDFPLDLSPVKKRTRIDEIASNLQSKINQTKLQEDAIINVEDDDEEDDDNEVEIEVELDREEEPTEPIMEVPTSFSAQQIWARDTSESQKEPNYRSITHDYNATNGAEIELTLSEDEEDYYGSSTSMKDHQVSNAALLNTQAPIYGTEHNNENTDFGDSGRLYYCKHCDFNNKSARSVSTHYQRMHPYIKFSFRYILDPNDHSAVYRCLECYIDYTNFEDLQQHYGEHHPEAMNVLNFDHSDLIYRCRFCSYTSPNVRSLMPHYQRMHPTVKINNAMIFSSYVVEQQEGLNAESQTLREILNSAPKSMATSTPVARGGGMPATFNKNTPSKTFTPECESQKDPSVNTVVVYDCDVCSFASPNMHSVLVHYQKKHPEEKASYFRIQKTMRMVSVDRGSALSQLSFEVGAPLSPKMSNMGSPPPPQPPPPDLSIELYYCKHCSYSNRSVVGVLVHYQKRHPEIKVTAKYIRQAPPTAAMMRGTEGLQDSPRPSAPMQLNRSSSERDCPPMETEMFFCQHCDYGNRTVKGVLIHYQKKHRDFKANADVIRQHTATIRSLCDRNQKPAGCVLLPASGMERDKTKLRALKCRQCSYTSPYFYALRKHIKKDHPALKATVTSIMRWAFLDGLIEAGYHCEWCIYSHMEPSGLLLHYQRRHPEHYVDYTYMATKLWAGPDPSSPTLTMPAEAKTYRCRDCVFEAVSIWDITNHYQAFHPWAMNGDESVLLDIIKEKDGVDKAILAPEELIGPMNCENSLPTPLPEQEAECPEDARLSPEKSIHLASANPAISSTPYQCTVCQSEYNNLHGLLTHYGKKHPGMKVKAADFAQDIDINPGAVYKCRHCPYINTRIHGVLTHYQKRHPAIKVTAEDFVHDVEQSADISQNDVEETSRIFKQGFGAYRCKLCPYTHGTLEKLKIHYEKYHNQPEFDVFSPSPPKLPVTLEPEITTEVSPSQISVTEEEVGDDPMSTSHFSTSHLVSHTVFRCQLCKYFCSTRKGIARHYRIKHNNVRAQPEGKNNLFKCALCAYTNPIRKGLAAHYQKRHDIDAYYTHCLAASRTISDKPNKVIIPSPPKDDSPQLSEELRRAVEKKKCSLCSFQSFSKKGIVSHYMKRHPGVFPKKQHASKLGGYFTAVYADEHEKPPLMEEEERSSFERAEVEGEAQDIEWLPFRCIKCFKLSFSTAELLCMHYTDHHSRDLKRDFVILGSGPRFQNSTFQCKHCDSKLQSTAELTSHLNIHNEEFQKRAKRQERRKQLLSKQKYADGAFADFKQERPFGHLEEVPKIKERKVVGYKCKFCVEVHPTLRAICNHLRKHVQYGNVPSVSAAVKEAEDPSHLFLDGMEAAGDDSGTLGLRSHERSHLALAMFTREDKYSCQYCSFVSAFRHNLDRHMQTHHGHHKPFRCKLCSFKSSYNSRLKTHILKAHAGEHAYKCSWCSFSTMTISQLKEHSLKVHGKALTLPRPRIVSLLSSHAHHSQKTTPAEEVEDSNDSSYSEPPDVQQQLNHYQSAALARNNSRVSPVPPAGAAPGTEQKAEAVLHCEFCEFSSGYIQSIRRHYRDKHGGKKLFKCKDCSFYTGFKSAFTMHVEAGHSAVPEEGPKDLRCPLCLYHTKYKRNMIDHIVLHREERVVPIEVCRSKLSKYLQGVVFRCDKCTFTCSSDESLQQHIEKHNELKPYKCQLCYYETKHTEELDIHLRDEHKVSRNFELVGRVNLDQLEQMKEKMESSSSDDEDKDDEMSSKAEDRELMRFSDRGAGVNTEKRFPCEFCGRAFSQGSEWERHVLRHGMALHDTNQVSRDEVHTKEMVEESMELPSIEAKEDDEPIGIDFSLKSETVAICVVAADKSLLETAEAKNE